GAGGTTGACGCTTGTCCGCGATCGTAGCGAGGGGGTTGAGGAGAGTGGGCGAGCGAGGGAGGGGTTTGGGAAGGGAACACGCCGGGCAGTCAATGAGGATGCGGAGAGGATAGGCCGAGCGACGCCAGCAACagctgcgcgcgaggcgcggcggaggaacatgatgatgagagtgtggatgatggaggagatgcaCGACGCGACTTGGACAGAGTGCAGCTTCGGCATCATGAACCCCGACAACCGAGAGTCACGTGCcagacctccacctcggcttTCACCTATCTGTTGGATGGATCTGCCGGTTAGCTTTGCTCACCTGCGCGACAGTCATGTTCCCCTCGGCCGCCGTGAAAGGCGGCTGTGTAATTTGTATGTGATGGGGAAGAAAGATGGATGAGGCCGCAAGTCGACTCACCGGCGTAGTGGGGCAGTCAACAGCACGTCCATTCGCGTGGCAGACCATTGGGTCAACACCTGGGCCATGTTGAAGACGGAGAGACTTTCCATAGGGGTACCCGTTCGGAATACCTAGCCTCCATTGTCCGTAGGGCTTCCACAGTGCTGTTGGTAGCAGCCCAAGCTCGCCTAGTTGTAGATGGAGGCATGGTTCTGGGAGTGGCCTCGTGCTGGTTGACAAACAACATGTCCGAATCGGACACTCTGGCGCCCGTCCTCTCCCAATTATCGTCCTCATAGACAAGACGGAGGCTTCCACAGTTACATTGTTTCGAAGCGTCCGTGTTCTCTGCATCCCTACCTTGTGTGAGCTGCAGTGGCTTTAGTAATTTCTAGTCCTCGGCCAGTTCGGAACAACAGAATCATCAACGTAAGCCATTCTAGGGCAGCGGGAAGGGCTATGTGCGAGTGGTTACCGACCTCTTCATACAGAGAGATGCGCATCACGGTTACGTGGCTTCGGGGACGTCTTCGGTGGTTTGCGCATGGAGATTGCATGGAATGTGCCTTGCGGCTGAGGTGAGCACTTTCTGGGGCCCCCGACGACTGTTCCCCAAAGATGGCGCCATCACAAGGTTTCTGAGTCGCAATTTCGACAAGACCGGTTCACGGACCGGACATCGGCCTAACGCGACCATCAACACTTGTATCCATCAACATCTCGGCTCGTTTGAGAGCACCTGTTCCCTTTGCGAACCCAGAGCGGTCAGCGTCTGCAGCCCGCAGCCCCTCTTTTTCCACACTTTTTTCCCATCTCCCGATCGTTCCGATGAGTGCCAACAGCTCGTGCGCACCCAGCGTGCGGGAGAAAGCCATCATGGGCGAGGACCACGCGCCCCTCGACCCCGAAGACCTAGCCTCCTACGACATCGACCCAGCAGAGTCGCGCGCGTTACTCCGCACCCTCGACTGGCACATTGCCCCCGTGTGCATGGTGCTGTACCTGGTCGCTTTTCTCGACCGGTCCAACATTGGTGCGTGCTAATGTTTTGGCCCTGCTGACCAAAGGTAATGCGGCTGTGGGCGGCATGGTCAAAGACCTCAACTTTCCTTCCAACGGTCTGTCGGTCGCAACCTCCATTTTCTACGTTACGTATGTGGTCTTTGAGACCCCGGCGACGATGTTGCTCCGCACGCTCCGGCCCAGCCGCATGGTCCCCACGTTCATGATCATCTGGGGCGGTGTGGTCATCGGCAACGGCTTTGCAACAAACTACGCGACCGTGGTTGCGTGTCGTCTTCTACTGGGTATCTGTGAGGCTGGGCTGTTCCCCTCGCTCGTGCTGTACATGACCTCGTTTTAccagcgcgaggagctgggcCTGCGCACGTGCTACCTCTTCATTGCAGCGTGTCTCTCGGGAGTTGTCGGTGGTCTCATCGCGACGGGATTCCTCAAGATGGATGGCCTGCGAGGCCTCGCGGGCTGGCGCTGGCTCTACATCATCGAGGGCGCGCTTACGATTGTGGTCGGTATAGGGTCGTTCTTCGCCATCGCAGACCGTTACGAGACCGCATCGTACCTCTCGGAGCGCCAAAAGTTCCTCATGAGGGTCCGCCACGCCAAGGCGGCCGTCTACTCGCGGGACGAGGGCTTCAGCTGGAACGAGTTCCGGCGCTACACCCGCGACCCTATGATCTATCTCTCCGGTTTCGTACTGCTGTGCATGGACACATGCATGTACGGCTTCGTGAGTGACCACACATTTGGAGATGCTGATACAGTCCACATTCCTTGTTGTTATCATCAACGGCCTCGGCTACTCTCCCATCGTGAGCCAAGCCCTCTCTGCCCCAGTGTACGGCTGGGCT
Above is a genomic segment from Cutaneotrichosporon cavernicola HIS019 DNA, chromosome: 1 containing:
- a CDS encoding uncharacterized protein (Major Facilitator Superfamily); this translates as MGEDHAPLDPEDLASYDIDPAESRALLRTLDWHIAPVCMVLYLVAFLDRSNIGNAAVGGMVKDLNFPSNGLSVATSIFYVTYVVFETPATMLLRTLRPSRMVPTFMIIWGGVVIGNGFATNYATVVACRLLLGICEAGLFPSLVLYMTSFYQREELGLRTCYLFIAACLSGVVGGLIATGFLKMDGLRGLAGWRWLYIIEGALTIVVGIGSFFAIADRYETASYLSERQKFLMRVRHAKAAVYSRDEGFSWNEFRRYTRDPMIYLSGFVLLCMDTCMYGFSTFLVVIINGLGYSPIVSQALSAPVYGWAAIVYLFGALASDRYSVRYKIILPLSLVTIVGYAILLANPANLGARLFACFLAGMGIYICVGLQVTWLGQNMAGYRKRSFAIGIQLTMGNIGGVIAGQIYRTNHKPAYKLGHAASLGFWAVAILATTLQFYVWRRRNVHREALTAEEKAEKDERGVTGDHHHAFRYVL